The Polaribacter tangerinus genome has a segment encoding these proteins:
- a CDS encoding rod shape-determining protein, with protein sequence MGFFDFMTEDIAIDLGTANTLIIHNGKVVIDSPSIVARDRISGKIIAIGKEANLMQGKTHENIKTIRPLKDGVIADFQASEEMIKEFVKQIPSIKKKLFPPALRMVICIPSGITEVEKRAVRDSAKHMNAKEIYLIYEPMAAAIGVGIDIMEPKGNMIIDIGGGTTEIAVIALAGIVCDQSVKVAGDLFTNDIMYYMRTQHNLHVGETTAEKIKIQIGAATEDLETPPDDMLVQGRDLLSGKPKQVQVSYREIAKALDKSILRIEDAVMETLSKTPPELAADIYNTGIYLAGGGSMLRGLDKRLSRKTDLPVYVAEDPLRAVVRGTGIALKELDKYKNVLMK encoded by the coding sequence ATGGGTTTTTTTGATTTTATGACCGAAGATATTGCGATTGATTTAGGAACCGCAAATACGTTAATAATCCACAACGGAAAAGTGGTTATCGACAGTCCCTCTATTGTTGCAAGAGATAGAATTTCGGGTAAAATTATTGCTATTGGTAAAGAAGCCAATTTAATGCAAGGAAAAACCCATGAAAATATCAAAACAATTCGACCGTTAAAAGACGGTGTAATTGCAGACTTTCAGGCATCCGAAGAAATGATTAAGGAGTTTGTAAAACAGATTCCCTCTATCAAGAAAAAGTTGTTTCCACCTGCATTAAGAATGGTTATTTGTATACCTTCTGGTATTACAGAAGTTGAAAAACGAGCCGTTAGAGATTCTGCAAAACACATGAATGCCAAAGAAATTTATTTAATTTATGAGCCAATGGCTGCTGCAATTGGTGTTGGTATCGATATTATGGAACCAAAAGGAAACATGATTATAGATATTGGTGGTGGAACAACAGAAATTGCCGTAATTGCACTTGCAGGTATTGTTTGCGACCAGTCTGTAAAAGTTGCTGGAGATTTATTTACCAATGATATTATGTATTATATGAGAACTCAGCATAATTTACACGTTGGAGAAACTACAGCCGAAAAAATTAAAATTCAAATTGGTGCTGCTACCGAAGATTTAGAAACACCACCAGATGATATGTTGGTACAAGGTAGAGATTTACTAAGCGGAAAACCTAAACAAGTGCAAGTTTCATACAGAGAAATAGCAAAAGCATTAGATAAATCTATTCTTAGAATTGAAGATGCTGTAATGGAAACGTTATCTAAAACACCACCAGAATTAGCCGCAGACATTTACAATACTGGTATTTATTTAGCCGGTGGAGGTTCTATGTTACGAGGCTTAGACAAAAGATTGTCTCGAAAAACAGATTTGCCCGTATACGTGGCAGAAGACCCTTTAAGAGCAGTAGTGAGAGGAACAGGAATTGCTTTAAAAGAGTTAGATAAATACAAGAATGTATTAATGAAATAA
- a CDS encoding heavy-metal-associated domain-containing protein, with product MKKIVLVMSILFLGFSFQAQEVKKDKKEQKVKKNKNAKVSFEVNGICGMCKKRIETAALKTKGVKFAIWDVKTHQMNLIMDERKTTLNTIKQNIANVGHDIEGFIASDEAYNSVHACCKYRDSKIVLDHESGAMKKQKNE from the coding sequence ATGAAAAAAATAGTATTGGTAATGAGTATCCTTTTTTTAGGATTTTCTTTTCAAGCTCAAGAAGTTAAAAAAGATAAGAAGGAGCAAAAAGTTAAAAAGAATAAAAATGCCAAAGTTTCTTTTGAAGTAAATGGCATTTGCGGAATGTGTAAAAAACGTATAGAAACGGCAGCTCTTAAGACTAAAGGAGTAAAATTTGCTATTTGGGATGTAAAAACACACCAAATGAATCTTATAATGGATGAACGTAAAACAACATTAAACACTATAAAACAAAACATTGCAAATGTTGGACACGATATTGAGGGTTTTATTGCCAGTGATGAAGCCTACAATTCTGTACACGCTTGTTGTAAATATAGAGATAGTAAAATTGTGTTAGACCATGAAAGTGGTGCTATGAAAAAACAAAAAAACGAATAA
- a CDS encoding TonB-dependent receptor, whose product MKKYFFSSFLLLFPLFVLGQTNLKGMIMDKENPKNNLGVSGATVNWLNTNIGAITNEKGWFTIPYKKEYTQLVVSYIGYKTDTLTITSLKPIHHFITPEKGLEEITITSKRDAVQKSLFATANTFTVNNDELLKAACCNLAESFETNPSIDVSFSDALTGTRQIQMLGLKSPYLLITQENVPSIRGAAQAFGLTFTPGTWVESIQITKGAGSVVNGFESISGQINAELVKPFSDNKFFFNAYSSLNGRLELNTHFNEKVSDKWQTGLYIHGNYRGEKFDNNNDNFLDAPLANQINVMNRWQYTDAQNGWIGFLNARFLNDTKQTGELNYNPKLHQGTTAFWGSEIDTKRFETSGKLGYVFPELPYQSFGLQIAYSNHQQDSYFGLRNYAITHNSFYSNLLFNSIIGDTRSKFKTGINYSHDAYNEQINTTNYQRIENSLGAFFEYSFDNLENFSLTAGMRLDTHNLLGTFLTPRLHVRYAPWVKSAFRASIGRGRRSANIFAENQQLFASSRQINIDDVGGNIYGLNPEIAWNYGVSYLQKFMLFNRKADITFDYYRTDFTNQVVVDWENPQEISFYNLNGKSIADSFQVEINYNFATHFNLRTAYKYFDVNTDYKVGNLQKPIQPRNRFFANVSYETLAKENGNQWKFDLTFNNIGKQRLPNTSTNSVQYQLPKYANPFQLLNSQITKVFSKKFEVYLGGENITNVQQANPILANDNPFGANFDTTIVYSPIFGRAFYAGLRYKIK is encoded by the coding sequence ATGAAAAAATATTTTTTTAGTAGTTTTTTACTACTATTTCCGCTTTTTGTTCTTGGTCAAACAAACCTAAAAGGTATGATTATGGACAAAGAAAATCCTAAAAATAATTTAGGGGTATCAGGTGCAACCGTAAATTGGTTGAACACAAATATTGGTGCTATAACCAATGAAAAGGGATGGTTTACAATTCCTTACAAAAAAGAGTATACTCAATTAGTAGTAAGTTATATTGGTTATAAAACAGATACTTTAACAATAACAAGTTTAAAACCAATTCATCATTTTATTACACCCGAAAAAGGTTTAGAAGAAATTACTATTACAAGTAAAAGAGATGCTGTACAAAAATCGTTATTTGCAACAGCAAATACTTTTACAGTAAATAATGACGAATTATTAAAGGCGGCTTGTTGTAACTTGGCAGAAAGTTTTGAAACAAACCCGTCTATAGACGTAAGTTTTTCAGACGCTTTAACAGGCACTAGACAAATACAAATGCTGGGCTTAAAGAGTCCGTACTTATTAATTACGCAAGAAAATGTTCCTTCTATAAGAGGTGCTGCTCAAGCTTTCGGGTTAACTTTTACGCCTGGTACTTGGGTAGAAAGTATACAAATTACCAAAGGTGCTGGTTCGGTAGTGAATGGTTTTGAAAGTATTTCTGGACAAATAAATGCAGAATTAGTAAAACCATTTTCCGACAATAAGTTCTTTTTTAATGCCTATAGTTCTTTAAATGGAAGGTTAGAGTTAAATACTCATTTTAATGAAAAAGTATCTGATAAATGGCAAACTGGTTTGTATATTCATGGAAACTATAGAGGTGAAAAATTTGATAATAATAACGATAACTTTTTAGACGCTCCGTTGGCAAATCAAATAAATGTTATGAACCGTTGGCAATATACCGATGCACAAAACGGGTGGATTGGTTTTTTAAATGCTCGCTTTTTAAATGACACCAAACAAACAGGAGAACTAAACTACAACCCAAAATTACACCAAGGAACTACGGCTTTTTGGGGAAGTGAAATAGACACCAAACGTTTTGAAACTTCTGGTAAACTAGGGTATGTTTTTCCAGAATTGCCATATCAAAGTTTCGGCCTTCAGATAGCCTATAGTAACCATCAACAAGATTCTTATTTCGGACTCAGAAACTATGCTATTACTCATAATAGTTTTTATTCTAATTTACTTTTTAATTCAATTATTGGCGATACTAGAAGCAAATTTAAAACCGGAATTAATTACAGTCACGATGCTTATAATGAACAAATAAACACTACAAATTATCAAAGAATAGAAAATTCTTTAGGTGCATTTTTTGAATATAGTTTCGATAATTTAGAAAACTTTAGTTTAACAGCTGGCATGCGATTAGATACGCATAATTTATTAGGTACTTTTTTAACTCCGAGATTACATGTAAGATATGCTCCGTGGGTAAAAAGTGCCTTTAGAGCATCAATTGGTCGTGGCAGGAGAAGTGCCAATATTTTTGCAGAAAATCAACAGTTATTTGCTAGTTCTAGACAAATTAATATTGATGATGTAGGAGGTAATATTTATGGTTTAAACCCAGAAATTGCATGGAATTATGGTGTTTCTTACTTACAAAAGTTTATGTTATTTAATAGAAAAGCAGATATTACTTTTGATTATTATAGAACCGATTTTACTAACCAAGTAGTAGTAGATTGGGAAAATCCTCAAGAAATTTCTTTCTATAATTTAAACGGTAAAAGTATAGCAGACAGTTTTCAGGTTGAAATAAATTATAATTTTGCCACGCATTTTAACCTAAGAACAGCTTACAAGTATTTTGATGTAAATACAGATTATAAAGTAGGTAATTTGCAAAAACCTATTCAGCCAAGAAATAGATTTTTTGCAAATGTTTCTTACGAAACGCTTGCTAAAGAAAATGGAAATCAATGGAAATTCGACCTCACTTTTAACAATATTGGCAAGCAGCGTTTGCCAAACACTAGCACAAATTCGGTTCAATACCAATTGCCAAAATATGCAAATCCTTTTCAACTTTTAAATAGTCAAATAACAAAAGTTTTCTCTAAAAAATTTGAGGTATATTTAGGTGGAGAAAATATTACAAATGTTCAGCAAGCAAATCCTATTTTAGCAAATGACAATCCGTTTGGTGCAAATTTTGATACTACAATAGTATATTCTCCTATTTTTGGACGCGCTTTTTATGCAGGATTACGATATAAAATAAAATAA
- the mrdA gene encoding penicillin-binding protein 2, translating into MQRNFLLYFLITVVGSLFIGRLFYLQVLKEDNYNPTNNGAVKVEFDYPERGYIYDRNGVLLVANQLSYDVMIEPEKVKPLDTLEFCKLLKIDKKDFIKRYNRAARYATYLPSVFLKQLAKEDFAFLQEKLHKYQGFFIQKRVIREYPINAAANVLGYIGEVNESLARESDYYQAGELIGKDGIEKQYEEYLRGRKGVKYLTKNSLNKVTGSYNNGANDSLAENGKDLMLTLDIELQQYAQKLMTGKRGGIVALEPSTGEILALVTAPSYDPNMLVGRKRSKNSLILMNPNNPDKPTYDRGLKATYPPGSPFKMMNALIGLQEGVISEKSYFYCNGGYRYGNRPNEFMGCHCNIYGKPIHLKTAIAKSCNSYFSNTYKLIVEKNNNPSKGLDNWSTHVKSFGLGNYLGYDLPQGSPGLIPTGAYYENAYTYSWNASTNISNAIGQGEILTTPIQLANFTAAIANKGFFYTPHILKEVDKSPIKNVNYTVKKQTTIDTKHFTPVIEAMHEVFKTGTGKYSQVKGIDICGKTGTSENYAIVNGKRVKLEDHSILVAFAPKENPKIAIAIFVENGGYGSTIAAPITSLLIEKYLNGHISKETKYREKAMLNLSLQSEYDKLIPKIPKVASGTK; encoded by the coding sequence ATGCAAAGAAATTTTTTACTGTATTTTCTTATTACTGTTGTTGGATCATTGTTTATTGGGCGCTTGTTTTACCTTCAAGTTTTAAAAGAAGACAACTACAATCCAACAAACAACGGTGCTGTTAAGGTAGAGTTTGACTACCCAGAGCGCGGCTATATTTATGATAGAAATGGCGTTTTACTTGTGGCAAACCAACTATCTTACGACGTAATGATTGAACCTGAAAAAGTAAAACCCTTAGATACCTTAGAATTTTGTAAACTATTAAAAATCGATAAAAAAGATTTTATAAAGCGTTATAACAGAGCCGCCAGATATGCAACGTATTTACCTTCTGTATTTTTAAAACAGTTGGCAAAAGAAGATTTTGCTTTTTTACAAGAAAAGTTACACAAATATCAAGGTTTTTTTATTCAGAAGAGAGTTATTAGAGAATATCCTATAAATGCTGCAGCCAATGTTTTAGGATACATTGGTGAAGTTAATGAATCTCTTGCAAGAGAGAGTGACTATTATCAAGCAGGAGAATTAATAGGGAAAGATGGTATCGAAAAACAGTACGAAGAGTACTTAAGAGGTCGAAAAGGAGTAAAATATTTAACTAAAAATAGTTTAAATAAAGTTACAGGTTCTTATAACAATGGAGCAAATGATAGTTTAGCAGAAAATGGTAAAGATTTAATGTTAACTTTAGATATTGAGTTGCAGCAATATGCGCAAAAACTAATGACCGGAAAAAGAGGTGGTATTGTGGCTTTAGAACCGTCTACAGGAGAAATTTTAGCGCTAGTTACCGCTCCTTCCTACGACCCTAATATGTTAGTAGGTAGAAAAAGATCTAAAAATTCATTAATTTTAATGAATCCGAATAATCCAGATAAACCTACTTACGACAGAGGGTTAAAAGCCACCTATCCGCCAGGTTCTCCATTTAAAATGATGAACGCACTTATTGGGTTACAAGAAGGTGTTATTTCAGAAAAAAGTTATTTTTATTGTAATGGTGGATATCGTTACGGAAACAGACCCAACGAATTTATGGGTTGCCATTGCAACATTTATGGCAAACCTATCCATTTAAAAACAGCGATAGCTAAATCTTGTAACAGTTATTTTTCAAATACTTATAAGTTAATTGTCGAGAAAAATAACAACCCTTCTAAAGGTTTAGACAATTGGAGTACACATGTAAAAAGCTTCGGTTTAGGTAATTATTTAGGATATGATTTACCACAAGGAAGTCCTGGTTTAATACCAACTGGTGCATACTACGAAAATGCCTATACGTATTCTTGGAACGCTTCTACAAATATTTCTAACGCTATTGGTCAGGGAGAAATTTTAACCACTCCAATTCAGTTGGCTAATTTTACTGCAGCTATTGCAAATAAAGGCTTTTTTTATACACCTCATATATTAAAAGAAGTAGATAAAAGTCCTATTAAAAACGTAAATTATACTGTAAAGAAGCAAACCACTATCGACACAAAACATTTTACTCCAGTAATTGAAGCCATGCACGAAGTTTTTAAAACTGGAACAGGAAAATACAGTCAAGTAAAAGGTATAGATATTTGTGGAAAAACAGGTACATCAGAAAATTATGCAATTGTAAATGGTAAAAGAGTAAAGCTAGAAGATCACTCTATTTTGGTTGCATTTGCGCCAAAAGAGAACCCAAAAATAGCCATTGCAATTTTTGTAGAAAATGGAGGTTACGGCTCTACAATTGCAGCGCCAATTACAAGTTTGCTGATTGAAAAATATTTAAATGGTCACATTTCTAAAGAAACAAAATATAGAGA
- the purH gene encoding bifunctional phosphoribosylaminoimidazolecarboxamide formyltransferase/IMP cyclohydrolase, with product MSTSKTIKSALISVFHKDGLGPIVKKLHELEVTIYSTGGTEKFIKELGVPVVPVDEVTSYPSILGGRVKTLHPKIFGGILNRQDNESDVAEMSEFQIPQIDLVIVDLYPFEKTVASGASEQDIVEKIDIGGISLIRAAAKNFKDTFIVSSMDQYDEFLDILSTNNGETTIAQRKSFAAKSFNISSHYDTAIFNYFNADQEPALKISETNATVLRYGENPHQKGYFYGDLEAIFDKLHGKELSYNNLLDVDAAVNLMEEFKGEAPTFAILKHNNACGFAQRETLKQAYLDALAGDPVSAFGGVLIANTKIDEATATEIHTLFCEVVIAPSYSEEALAILKGKKNRIILVKKEVALPTNTIRTCLNGNLVQDKDYITDTVKDLKYVTNIKPTQAEIDDLLFASKLCKNTKSNTIILVKNKQLLAGGTGQTSRVDALNQAIEKAKSFNFDLHGSVMASDAFFPFPDCVEIAGKAGIKSVIQPGGSIKDQLSIDYCNANNLAMVMTGTRHFKH from the coding sequence ATGAGCACTTCAAAAACAATTAAATCCGCATTAATTTCGGTATTTCACAAAGATGGTTTAGGTCCCATAGTAAAAAAATTACATGAGTTAGAGGTTACTATCTATTCTACAGGAGGAACAGAAAAATTTATTAAAGAACTTGGTGTTCCTGTGGTGCCTGTAGATGAGGTTACATCTTATCCTTCTATTTTAGGAGGAAGAGTAAAAACATTACACCCCAAAATTTTCGGTGGAATTTTAAACAGACAAGACAATGAAAGTGATGTTGCCGAAATGTCTGAGTTTCAAATACCACAAATAGATTTGGTTATTGTAGACTTATATCCTTTTGAAAAAACGGTAGCTTCTGGTGCATCAGAGCAAGACATTGTCGAGAAAATTGATATTGGTGGTATTTCTCTAATAAGAGCAGCAGCAAAAAATTTTAAAGACACATTTATAGTTTCCTCTATGGATCAATACGATGAGTTTTTAGATATTTTATCTACAAATAATGGAGAAACTACCATTGCACAACGTAAAAGTTTTGCGGCAAAATCTTTTAATATATCTTCTCATTACGATACTGCAATTTTTAATTATTTTAATGCAGATCAAGAGCCAGCTTTAAAAATAAGTGAAACCAATGCTACTGTTTTGCGTTATGGAGAAAACCCACATCAAAAAGGCTATTTTTATGGAGATTTAGAAGCTATTTTCGATAAATTACATGGTAAAGAATTAAGCTATAACAATTTATTGGATGTAGATGCTGCTGTGAATTTAATGGAAGAATTTAAAGGAGAAGCCCCAACTTTTGCAATTTTAAAGCATAACAATGCTTGTGGTTTTGCGCAAAGGGAAACTTTAAAGCAAGCATATTTAGATGCTTTAGCCGGAGACCCAGTTTCGGCATTTGGTGGTGTTTTAATAGCAAATACTAAAATAGATGAAGCTACTGCTACAGAAATTCATACATTATTTTGCGAAGTAGTAATTGCTCCTAGTTATTCTGAGGAAGCTTTAGCTATTTTAAAAGGAAAGAAAAACAGAATTATTTTAGTTAAAAAAGAAGTTGCATTGCCAACCAATACTATTAGAACCTGTTTAAATGGTAACTTAGTTCAAGATAAAGACTATATTACAGATACTGTAAAAGATTTAAAATATGTAACCAACATTAAACCTACACAAGCAGAGATAGACGACTTGTTGTTTGCTTCGAAGTTGTGTAAAAACACCAAATCGAATACAATTATTTTAGTAAAAAACAAGCAACTTCTTGCTGGCGGAACCGGTCAAACTAGTAGAGTAGATGCTTTAAATCAGGCAATTGAAAAAGCTAAGTCTTTTAATTTTGATTTGCATGGAAGCGTGATGGCGAGTGATGCTTTTTTTCCATTTCCAGACTGTGTAGAAATTGCGGGTAAAGCAGGTATAAAAAGTGTTATTCAACCAGGAGGTTCAATAAAAGATCAGTTAAGTATCGATTATTGTAATGCAAATAATTTAGCAATGGTTATGACTGGAACTAGGCATTTTAAACATTAA
- a CDS encoding exosortase F system-associated membrane protein has product MKKNIRILLIIVAFCLLFLIRAFANKLFYDPLITYFKNDYLYAKLPTIDFWQLLRNLFYRFVLNSFVTLLIIGLLFRKKELIKFTALFLAIAFVILIVVFAILLNNKFENGYLLPFYIRRFIIHPLFLLILIPAFYFQHKNNIEFNN; this is encoded by the coding sequence ATGAAAAAAAACATAAGGATATTACTTATTATTGTTGCTTTTTGCCTCCTTTTTTTAATTAGAGCTTTTGCCAATAAGCTATTTTACGATCCTTTAATTACCTATTTTAAAAACGATTATTTGTATGCCAAGTTACCAACAATAGATTTTTGGCAACTTTTAAGAAATCTATTTTATAGATTTGTTTTAAACAGTTTTGTAACCCTACTTATTATTGGCTTACTTTTTCGAAAAAAAGAGCTTATAAAATTTACAGCATTATTTTTAGCAATAGCATTTGTAATACTTATAGTAGTTTTTGCCATTTTACTTAACAATAAATTTGAAAATGGTTATTTGTTACCTTTTTACATTAGAAGGTTTATTATACATCCTTTGTTTTTATTGATATTAATTCCTGCTTTTTATTTCCAACATAAAAATAACATAGAATTTAACAATTAA
- the mreC gene encoding rod shape-determining protein MreC — protein sequence MQQLIYFFQKNKYLLFFLMLQFIALVITFNNLNFHKSKFVNSANTITGGFYDKMANLSTYFKLKTYNEQLVEENTRLRNLLSNNTYNNITTDSVQIDTTNYLQKFTYTNAKVINNNYTKPFNFLTINKGENQGIRKEMAVINGRGIVGITDNTTALYSRVQSVLNRNSKINARLKNTRYFGTLIWNGDSYKTVQLTDIPRQAPVKIGDTIVTDGKSTIFPEGILIGKVIRLRKENTVGNTLDIALFNDMSNIGPVYVIKNLHKQELKSLENTENE from the coding sequence ATGCAACAACTTATTTACTTTTTTCAAAAGAATAAATATTTACTTTTCTTTCTGATGTTGCAGTTTATAGCGCTTGTAATTACATTTAATAATCTTAACTTTCATAAAAGTAAATTTGTAAATTCTGCAAATACGATTACCGGAGGTTTTTATGATAAAATGGCTAATTTATCAACCTATTTTAAACTAAAAACTTACAACGAACAACTTGTAGAAGAAAATACCCGATTAAGAAATTTACTTTCTAATAATACATATAACAATATTACTACAGATTCTGTTCAGATAGATACTACTAATTATCTTCAAAAATTTACCTACACCAATGCAAAAGTTATAAATAATAACTATACAAAACCTTTTAATTTTTTGACAATCAATAAAGGGGAAAACCAGGGTATTAGAAAAGAAATGGCCGTAATAAATGGTCGAGGAATAGTAGGAATTACAGACAATACAACAGCTTTGTACTCGAGAGTTCAGTCTGTTTTAAACAGAAATAGTAAAATAAATGCACGATTAAAAAATACTAGATATTTTGGTACATTAATATGGAATGGAGATAGTTATAAAACAGTTCAGTTAACAGATATTCCTAGACAAGCACCAGTAAAAATTGGAGATACAATTGTAACAGATGGAAAATCTACTATTTTTCCAGAAGGAATTTTAATAGGGAAAGTAATCCGTTTACGAAAAGAAAACACAGTTGGAAATACCTTAGACATAGCATTATTTAATGATATGAGTAACATTGGACCTGTTTATGTTATTAAAAATTTACACAAACAAGAACTTAAATCATTAGAAAATACCGAAAATGAATAA
- the xrtF gene encoding exosortase family protein XrtF encodes MKKNKKVLIFLAKFFVSYFVLFSLYSWYLQNSQKTTPAFKTATITTEVANQTVKILDFFGVTAKAEQHNKELSVKLLIDGNYTARVIEGCNAISLIILFIAFIIAFSGPLKKTLLYILFGSLIIYFINLLRIAFLSVMIYRYPEHQEFLHNLVFPAIIYGTIFLLWVLWVNKFSTLKK; translated from the coding sequence GTGAAAAAAAATAAAAAAGTACTCATTTTCTTGGCAAAATTTTTTGTTAGTTATTTTGTCTTATTTTCTCTTTATTCCTGGTACTTACAGAATTCACAAAAAACCACACCTGCTTTTAAAACAGCTACTATTACTACAGAAGTTGCCAACCAAACGGTAAAAATTTTAGATTTTTTTGGTGTTACAGCAAAAGCAGAACAACACAACAAAGAATTGTCTGTAAAGTTACTAATCGACGGAAATTATACTGCCAGAGTTATAGAGGGGTGCAATGCAATTAGTTTAATTATTTTGTTTATTGCTTTTATTATTGCCTTTTCTGGCCCATTAAAAAAAACACTCTTGTACATCTTATTTGGCTCGTTGATAATTTATTTTATAAATTTACTTAGAATTGCTTTTTTATCGGTGATGATTTACAGATATCCCGAGCACCAAGAATTTTTACATAATTTAGTTTTTCCAGCCATTATTTACGGCACTATATTTTTGCTTTGGGTGCTATGGGTAAACAAGTTTTCGACTCTTAAAAAATGA
- a CDS encoding HYC_CC_PP family protein gives MKNVITKITSLFLALLVLISTFSFTVESHYCGDYLIDISFTGDAEVCKNDVKTTSSKQMKDCCSDEVLKIEGQKELQKLSFYELDFSKQQFVVAFTISYTSLFVPKSEGEKLYQHFYPPDNQSDFQVLYQSFLI, from the coding sequence ATGAAAAATGTAATTACCAAAATAACGTCTTTATTTTTAGCCCTATTAGTGCTAATTTCTACCTTTTCTTTTACGGTAGAAAGTCATTATTGTGGAGATTATTTAATTGATATTTCTTTTACTGGAGATGCAGAAGTTTGCAAAAATGATGTAAAAACTACGAGCTCTAAACAAATGAAAGATTGTTGTTCGGACGAAGTTTTAAAAATTGAAGGTCAGAAAGAATTACAAAAATTAAGTTTTTACGAATTAGATTTCTCGAAACAACAATTTGTTGTTGCTTTTACAATTAGTTACACATCTTTATTTGTTCCTAAAAGTGAAGGCGAAAAATTATATCAACATTTTTATCCACCCGATAATCAATCTGATTTTCAGGTATTATACCAATCTTTTTTAATTTGA
- a CDS encoding GAF domain-containing protein has translation MELELLKSKIDSLVDKNNSKEFTLQAICDLLENEIPYYDWVGFYFKNGDKEELKLAQFTGEETEHTIIPFGKGICGQVAVSNQNFVVQDVSEQDNYISCGWKVKSEIVIPIFVKGENIGQIDIDSHTANIFTENDTLLLEHVCKKVATIL, from the coding sequence ATGGAATTAGAATTATTAAAAAGTAAAATAGACTCCTTGGTAGATAAAAATAATAGTAAAGAATTCACTTTACAAGCAATATGCGACCTCTTAGAAAATGAAATTCCTTATTACGATTGGGTTGGGTTTTACTTTAAAAACGGAGATAAAGAAGAATTGAAATTAGCACAGTTTACTGGAGAAGAAACGGAGCATACTATTATTCCTTTCGGGAAAGGTATTTGTGGTCAGGTCGCAGTTTCTAATCAGAATTTTGTTGTACAAGACGTTTCTGAGCAAGATAATTACATTTCTTGTGGTTGGAAGGTAAAATCGGAAATTGTAATTCCTATTTTTGTGAAGGGAGAAAATATCGGACAAATAGACATCGATTCTCACACGGCAAATATTTTTACAGAAAATGATACGCTGTTGTTAGAGCATGTTTGCAAAAAAGTAGCTACTATTTTATAA